One Salvelinus namaycush isolate Seneca chromosome 29, SaNama_1.0, whole genome shotgun sequence genomic region harbors:
- the LOC120024501 gene encoding homeobox protein Meis2-like isoform X5, translated as MAQRYDELAHYGGGMDGVGLPASMYGDPHAPRPLPQHYGAHAPHNIMPSSMGSAVNDGLKRDKDQIYGHPLFPLLALVFEKCELATCTPREPGVAGGDVCSSDSFNEDIAVFAKQIRAEKPLFSSNPELDNLMIQAIQVLRFHLLELEKGKMPIDLVIDDRDGCKSDFDDLTGSATNLADHNPASWRDLEDAHSTPSVGTPGPSSGGHVSQSGDNSSELGDGLDNSLASPGTGDEDDQDKKRQKKRGIFPKVATNIMRAWLFQHLTHPYPSEEQKKQLAQDTGLTILQVNNWFINARRRIVQPMIDQSNRTVGQGTAYSPDGQPMAGFVLDGQQHMGIRPGGPMGGMGMNMGMDGQWHYM; from the exons ATGGCGCAAAGG TACGATGAGCTGGCCCACTATGGTGGTGGGATGGACGGAGTTGGACTCCCGGCATCTATGTATGGAGACCCGCATGCTCCCCGGCCGCTTCCGCAA CACTATGGAGCCCACGCACCCCACAACATCATGCCCAGCAGCATGGGCAGCGCTGTCAACGACGGACTAAAAAGAGACAAAGATCAAATCTATGG TCACCCGTTATTCCCTCTGCTAGCACTGGTGTTTGAGAAGTGTGAGTTGGCGACCTGCACACCGAGGGAGCCTGGAGTAGCGGGCGGCGATGTCTGCTCCTCAGACTCCTTCAACGAAGACATCGCTGTCTTTGCAAAACAG ataCGTGCAGAGAAACCGTTATTTTCATCGAATCCAGAGTTGGACAACTTG ATGATCCAAGCTATACAAGTATTACGATTTCATCTTTTGGAATTAGA GAAAGGCAAAATGCCCATAGACTTGGTCATAGACGACCGAGATGGCTGCAAATCAGACTTCGATGACCTGACAGGATCTGCCACAAATCTAGCAGATCAC AACCCGGCgtcctggagagacctggaagACGCCCACTCCACGCCTTCTGTGGGCACCCCGGGGCCCTCCAGCGGGGGCCACGTCTCCCAGAGTGGGGACAACAGCAGTGAACTCG GAGACGGCCTCGACAACAGCCTCGCGTCGCCGGGCACAGGGGACGAGGACGACCAGGACAAGAAGAGGCAGAAGAAGAGAGGCATCTTCCCCAAAGTGGCCACCAATATCATGCGAGCGTGGCTCTTCCAGCACCTTACG CACCCATATCCTTCAGAGGAACAGAAGAAGCAGCTAGCACAGGACACAGGCCTCACCATCCTGCAAGTGAACAACTG GTTCATCAACGCCAGGAGGAGAATAGTACAGCCTATGATTGACCAGTCTAACAGAACAG TGGGCCAGGGGACAGCATACAGCCCTGACGGTCAACCAATGGCAGGCTTTGTACTCGACGGACAGCAGCACATGGGAATTCGACCTGGCG GACCAATGGGTGGCATGGGAATGAATATGGGTATGGATGGACAGTGGCACTACATGTAA
- the LOC120024501 gene encoding homeobox protein Meis2-like isoform X1, whose product MAQRYDELAHYGGGMDGVGLPASMYGDPHAPRPLPQVHHLNHGPPPHSTQHYGAHAPHNIMPSSMGSAVNDGLKRDKDQIYGHPLFPLLALVFEKCELATCTPREPGVAGGDVCSSDSFNEDIAVFAKQIRAEKPLFSSNPELDNLMIQAIQVLRFHLLELEKVHELCDNFCHRYISCLKGKMPIDLVIDDRDGCKSDFDDLTGSATNLADHNPASWRDLEDAHSTPSVGTPGPSSGGHVSQSGDNSSELGDGLDNSLASPGTGDEDDQDKKRQKKRGIFPKVATNIMRAWLFQHLTHPYPSEEQKKQLAQDTGLTILQVNNWFINARRRIVQPMIDQSNRTGFYFTSTVGQGTAYSPDGQPMAGFVLDGQQHMGIRPGGPMGGMGMNMGMDGQWHYM is encoded by the exons ATGGCGCAAAGG TACGATGAGCTGGCCCACTATGGTGGTGGGATGGACGGAGTTGGACTCCCGGCATCTATGTATGGAGACCCGCATGCTCCCCGGCCGCTTCCGCAAGTCCACCACCTGAACCACGGTCCGCCTCCACATTCAACGCAGCACTATGGAGCCCACGCACCCCACAACATCATGCCCAGCAGCATGGGCAGCGCTGTCAACGACGGACTAAAAAGAGACAAAGATCAAATCTATGG TCACCCGTTATTCCCTCTGCTAGCACTGGTGTTTGAGAAGTGTGAGTTGGCGACCTGCACACCGAGGGAGCCTGGAGTAGCGGGCGGCGATGTCTGCTCCTCAGACTCCTTCAACGAAGACATCGCTGTCTTTGCAAAACAG ataCGTGCAGAGAAACCGTTATTTTCATCGAATCCAGAGTTGGACAACTTG ATGATCCAAGCTATACAAGTATTACGATTTCATCTTTTGGAATTAGAGAAG GTGCACGAGCTCTGCGACAACTTCTGCCATCGGTACATCAGTTGTTTGAAAGGCAAAATGCCCATAGACTTGGTCATAGACGACCGAGATGGCTGCAAATCAGACTTCGATGACCTGACAGGATCTGCCACAAATCTAGCAGATCAC AACCCGGCgtcctggagagacctggaagACGCCCACTCCACGCCTTCTGTGGGCACCCCGGGGCCCTCCAGCGGGGGCCACGTCTCCCAGAGTGGGGACAACAGCAGTGAACTCG GAGACGGCCTCGACAACAGCCTCGCGTCGCCGGGCACAGGGGACGAGGACGACCAGGACAAGAAGAGGCAGAAGAAGAGAGGCATCTTCCCCAAAGTGGCCACCAATATCATGCGAGCGTGGCTCTTCCAGCACCTTACG CACCCATATCCTTCAGAGGAACAGAAGAAGCAGCTAGCACAGGACACAGGCCTCACCATCCTGCAAGTGAACAACTG GTTCATCAACGCCAGGAGGAGAATAGTACAGCCTATGATTGACCAGTCTAACAGAACAGGTT TTTATTTTACATCCACAGTGGGCCAGGGGACAGCATACAGCCCTGACGGTCAACCAATGGCAGGCTTTGTACTCGACGGACAGCAGCACATGGGAATTCGACCTGGCG GACCAATGGGTGGCATGGGAATGAATATGGGTATGGATGGACAGTGGCACTACATGTAA
- the LOC120024501 gene encoding homeobox protein Meis2-like isoform X3, with product MAQRYDELAHYGGGMDGVGLPASMYGDPHAPRPLPQVHHLNHGPPPHSTQHYGAHAPHNIMPSSMGSAVNDGLKRDKDQIYGHPLFPLLALVFEKCELATCTPREPGVAGGDVCSSDSFNEDIAVFAKQIRAEKPLFSSNPELDNLMIQAIQVLRFHLLELEKVHELCDNFCHRYISCLKGKMPIDLVIDDRDGCKSDFDDLTGSATNLNPASWRDLEDAHSTPSVGTPGPSSGGHVSQSGDNSSELGDGLDNSLASPGTGDEDDQDKKRQKKRGIFPKVATNIMRAWLFQHLTHPYPSEEQKKQLAQDTGLTILQVNNWFINARRRIVQPMIDQSNRTVGQGTAYSPDGQPMAGFVLDGQQHMGIRPGGPMGGMGMNMGMDGQWHYM from the exons ATGGCGCAAAGG TACGATGAGCTGGCCCACTATGGTGGTGGGATGGACGGAGTTGGACTCCCGGCATCTATGTATGGAGACCCGCATGCTCCCCGGCCGCTTCCGCAAGTCCACCACCTGAACCACGGTCCGCCTCCACATTCAACGCAGCACTATGGAGCCCACGCACCCCACAACATCATGCCCAGCAGCATGGGCAGCGCTGTCAACGACGGACTAAAAAGAGACAAAGATCAAATCTATGG TCACCCGTTATTCCCTCTGCTAGCACTGGTGTTTGAGAAGTGTGAGTTGGCGACCTGCACACCGAGGGAGCCTGGAGTAGCGGGCGGCGATGTCTGCTCCTCAGACTCCTTCAACGAAGACATCGCTGTCTTTGCAAAACAG ataCGTGCAGAGAAACCGTTATTTTCATCGAATCCAGAGTTGGACAACTTG ATGATCCAAGCTATACAAGTATTACGATTTCATCTTTTGGAATTAGAGAAG GTGCACGAGCTCTGCGACAACTTCTGCCATCGGTACATCAGTTGTTTGAAAGGCAAAATGCCCATAGACTTGGTCATAGACGACCGAGATGGCTGCAAATCAGACTTCGATGACCTGACAGGATCTGCCACAAATCTA AACCCGGCgtcctggagagacctggaagACGCCCACTCCACGCCTTCTGTGGGCACCCCGGGGCCCTCCAGCGGGGGCCACGTCTCCCAGAGTGGGGACAACAGCAGTGAACTCG GAGACGGCCTCGACAACAGCCTCGCGTCGCCGGGCACAGGGGACGAGGACGACCAGGACAAGAAGAGGCAGAAGAAGAGAGGCATCTTCCCCAAAGTGGCCACCAATATCATGCGAGCGTGGCTCTTCCAGCACCTTACG CACCCATATCCTTCAGAGGAACAGAAGAAGCAGCTAGCACAGGACACAGGCCTCACCATCCTGCAAGTGAACAACTG GTTCATCAACGCCAGGAGGAGAATAGTACAGCCTATGATTGACCAGTCTAACAGAACAG TGGGCCAGGGGACAGCATACAGCCCTGACGGTCAACCAATGGCAGGCTTTGTACTCGACGGACAGCAGCACATGGGAATTCGACCTGGCG GACCAATGGGTGGCATGGGAATGAATATGGGTATGGATGGACAGTGGCACTACATGTAA
- the LOC120024501 gene encoding homeobox protein Meis2-like isoform X4 → MAQRYDELAHYGGGMDGVGLPASMYGDPHAPRPLPQHYGAHAPHNIMPSSMGSAVNDGLKRDKDQIYGHPLFPLLALVFEKCELATCTPREPGVAGGDVCSSDSFNEDIAVFAKQIRAEKPLFSSNPELDNLMIQAIQVLRFHLLELEKVHELCDNFCHRYISCLKGKMPIDLVIDDRDGCKSDFDDLTGSATNLADHNPASWRDLEDAHSTPSVGTPGPSSGGHVSQSGDNSSELGDGLDNSLASPGTGDEDDQDKKRQKKRGIFPKVATNIMRAWLFQHLTHPYPSEEQKKQLAQDTGLTILQVNNWFINARRRIVQPMIDQSNRTVGQGTAYSPDGQPMAGFVLDGQQHMGIRPGGPMGGMGMNMGMDGQWHYM, encoded by the exons ATGGCGCAAAGG TACGATGAGCTGGCCCACTATGGTGGTGGGATGGACGGAGTTGGACTCCCGGCATCTATGTATGGAGACCCGCATGCTCCCCGGCCGCTTCCGCAA CACTATGGAGCCCACGCACCCCACAACATCATGCCCAGCAGCATGGGCAGCGCTGTCAACGACGGACTAAAAAGAGACAAAGATCAAATCTATGG TCACCCGTTATTCCCTCTGCTAGCACTGGTGTTTGAGAAGTGTGAGTTGGCGACCTGCACACCGAGGGAGCCTGGAGTAGCGGGCGGCGATGTCTGCTCCTCAGACTCCTTCAACGAAGACATCGCTGTCTTTGCAAAACAG ataCGTGCAGAGAAACCGTTATTTTCATCGAATCCAGAGTTGGACAACTTG ATGATCCAAGCTATACAAGTATTACGATTTCATCTTTTGGAATTAGAGAAG GTGCACGAGCTCTGCGACAACTTCTGCCATCGGTACATCAGTTGTTTGAAAGGCAAAATGCCCATAGACTTGGTCATAGACGACCGAGATGGCTGCAAATCAGACTTCGATGACCTGACAGGATCTGCCACAAATCTAGCAGATCAC AACCCGGCgtcctggagagacctggaagACGCCCACTCCACGCCTTCTGTGGGCACCCCGGGGCCCTCCAGCGGGGGCCACGTCTCCCAGAGTGGGGACAACAGCAGTGAACTCG GAGACGGCCTCGACAACAGCCTCGCGTCGCCGGGCACAGGGGACGAGGACGACCAGGACAAGAAGAGGCAGAAGAAGAGAGGCATCTTCCCCAAAGTGGCCACCAATATCATGCGAGCGTGGCTCTTCCAGCACCTTACG CACCCATATCCTTCAGAGGAACAGAAGAAGCAGCTAGCACAGGACACAGGCCTCACCATCCTGCAAGTGAACAACTG GTTCATCAACGCCAGGAGGAGAATAGTACAGCCTATGATTGACCAGTCTAACAGAACAG TGGGCCAGGGGACAGCATACAGCCCTGACGGTCAACCAATGGCAGGCTTTGTACTCGACGGACAGCAGCACATGGGAATTCGACCTGGCG GACCAATGGGTGGCATGGGAATGAATATGGGTATGGATGGACAGTGGCACTACATGTAA
- the LOC120024501 gene encoding homeobox protein Meis2-like isoform X2: MSMAQRYDELAHYGGGMDGVGLPASMYGDPHAPRPLPQVHHLNHGPPPHSTQHYGAHAPHNIMPSSMGSAVNDGLKRDKDQIYGHPLFPLLALVFEKCELATCTPREPGVAGGDVCSSDSFNEDIAVFAKQIRAEKPLFSSNPELDNLMIQAIQVLRFHLLELEKVHELCDNFCHRYISCLKGKMPIDLVIDDRDGCKSDFDDLTGSATNLADHNPASWRDLEDAHSTPSVGTPGPSSGGHVSQSGDNSSELGDGLDNSLASPGTGDEDDQDKKRQKKRGIFPKVATNIMRAWLFQHLTHPYPSEEQKKQLAQDTGLTILQVNNWFINARRRIVQPMIDQSNRTVGQGTAYSPDGQPMAGFVLDGQQHMGIRPGGPMGGMGMNMGMDGQWHYM, encoded by the exons ATGTCGATGGCGCAAAGG TACGATGAGCTGGCCCACTATGGTGGTGGGATGGACGGAGTTGGACTCCCGGCATCTATGTATGGAGACCCGCATGCTCCCCGGCCGCTTCCGCAAGTCCACCACCTGAACCACGGTCCGCCTCCACATTCAACGCAGCACTATGGAGCCCACGCACCCCACAACATCATGCCCAGCAGCATGGGCAGCGCTGTCAACGACGGACTAAAAAGAGACAAAGATCAAATCTATGG TCACCCGTTATTCCCTCTGCTAGCACTGGTGTTTGAGAAGTGTGAGTTGGCGACCTGCACACCGAGGGAGCCTGGAGTAGCGGGCGGCGATGTCTGCTCCTCAGACTCCTTCAACGAAGACATCGCTGTCTTTGCAAAACAG ataCGTGCAGAGAAACCGTTATTTTCATCGAATCCAGAGTTGGACAACTTG ATGATCCAAGCTATACAAGTATTACGATTTCATCTTTTGGAATTAGAGAAG GTGCACGAGCTCTGCGACAACTTCTGCCATCGGTACATCAGTTGTTTGAAAGGCAAAATGCCCATAGACTTGGTCATAGACGACCGAGATGGCTGCAAATCAGACTTCGATGACCTGACAGGATCTGCCACAAATCTAGCAGATCAC AACCCGGCgtcctggagagacctggaagACGCCCACTCCACGCCTTCTGTGGGCACCCCGGGGCCCTCCAGCGGGGGCCACGTCTCCCAGAGTGGGGACAACAGCAGTGAACTCG GAGACGGCCTCGACAACAGCCTCGCGTCGCCGGGCACAGGGGACGAGGACGACCAGGACAAGAAGAGGCAGAAGAAGAGAGGCATCTTCCCCAAAGTGGCCACCAATATCATGCGAGCGTGGCTCTTCCAGCACCTTACG CACCCATATCCTTCAGAGGAACAGAAGAAGCAGCTAGCACAGGACACAGGCCTCACCATCCTGCAAGTGAACAACTG GTTCATCAACGCCAGGAGGAGAATAGTACAGCCTATGATTGACCAGTCTAACAGAACAG TGGGCCAGGGGACAGCATACAGCCCTGACGGTCAACCAATGGCAGGCTTTGTACTCGACGGACAGCAGCACATGGGAATTCGACCTGGCG GACCAATGGGTGGCATGGGAATGAATATGGGTATGGATGGACAGTGGCACTACATGTAA